A stretch of the Vigna radiata var. radiata cultivar VC1973A chromosome 7, Vradiata_ver6, whole genome shotgun sequence genome encodes the following:
- the LOC106766100 gene encoding uncharacterized protein LOC106766100, which translates to MVQDQDEEQEEEQDEEQDEEDEEGNVLEGEGVENVDDSEEERMGNDDDGFGMDNVTVKEERRNLNPVLDRWKRMKKKNKRVRSIFEDKEGAFVINEEVGQHDIIEEYDTDELSSNEDSDENVRENKRHFPKYKAEDMTKGFDFTLGMEFKSLKDFKSALQEHSVLNGKEVKFIKNDLKRVRTVCKKGCGFLIMASKVGSSQTFRVKTLVGHNCGRAFGSKSASVEWIAQVLVDRFVNVASMTVIKIIDEIKNSYSVGITQWEAGRAKKIVMDCLVGDGERQYARLYDYVAELLRVKVGTFKIKVNQPQPTLPPRFGSFYMCLDGCKEGFLGSCRPFIGEDGCHLKTSYGGQLLVVVGRDPNDQYFPLAFAVVET; encoded by the coding sequence ATGGTGCAAGATCAAGATGAAGAGCAAGAGGAAGAGCAAGATGAAGAGCAAgatgaagaggatgaagagGGCAATGTTCTTGAGGGTGAAGGGGTGGAAAATGTTGATGATAGTGAAGAGGAGAGAATGggaaatgatgatgatgggtttgGGATGGACAATGTCACGGttaaggaagagagaagaaatcTTAATCCAGTTTTAGATAGgtggaagagaatgaaaaagaaaaataaaagagttaGGAGTATATTTGAAGATAAGGAGGGCGCATTTGTGATTAACGAAGAGGTTGGACAACATGATATAATTGAAGAATATGATACAGATGAGTTGTCTTCAAATGAAGATAGTGATGAGAATGTAAGGGAGAATAAAAGGCACTTTCCAAAGTATAAAGCAGAAGATATGACTAAGGGCTTCGATTTTACATTGGGAATGGAGTTTAAGTCTTTAAAGGATTTTAAGAGTGCACTACAAGAGCATAGCGTTTTGAATGGAAAAGAAGTGAAGTTTATCAAGAATGATTTGAAGAGAGTAAGGACAGTTTGTAAGAAGGGGTGTGGTTTTCTTATTATGGCTAGCAAAGTAGGAAGTAGCCAAACTTTTAGAGTTAAAACTCTAGTTGGGCACAACTGTGGAAGGGCTTTTGGTAGCAAAAGTGCAAGTGTAGAATGGATTGCACAGGTTTTGGTTGACAGATTTGTGAATGTTGCAAGCATGACAGTGATTAAAATcattgatgaaataaaaaattcatatagTGTTGGAATAACTCAATGGGAGGCTGGAAGAGCTAAGAAAATTGTTATGGATTGTTTAGTGGGTGATGGAGAACGGCAATATGCTCGTCTTTATGACTATGTAGCTGAGTTATTAAGAGTCAAGGTTGGGACCTTCAAGATTAAGGTCAATCAACCCCAACCCACCTTGCCACCAAGGTTTGGGTCATTTTACATGTGTTTGGATGGCTGTAAGGAGGGGTTTTTAGGTAGTTGCAGACCATTCATTGGGGAAGATGGTTGTCACTTGAAGACTAGTTATGGAGGTCAGTTGTTAGTTGTAGTAGGAAGAGACCCTAATGACCAGTATTTCCCACTAGCTTTTGCTGTGGTAGAAACATAA